In a single window of the Amycolatopsis sp. cg5 genome:
- a CDS encoding DUF2264 domain-containing protein, giving the protein MRLPAEDRDLSPYTGYTRAHWEAVADGLLEAAWRWSSPRGAFLDLPGRPSKSGVRSDGLEGYARTFLAAAFRIAGAGGADPHGLLSRYAEGLDAGTARDGAESWPEILDHFTQGQPMVESASVALGLRLTRPWLWDRLDPGVQDRASEWLRGALRHVPAPNNWYLFPFTVAGFLESADRGDAETAAARDRALELLETWYQGQGWYSDGDGRAFDHYNGWALHLYPVLDGFLAGEPLHGDRLREHLESFSLMFGADGAPIHFGRSLTYRFAAASAVGLGAVTGSTPLTPGASRRLLSGSLRYFLDRGSVDENGLLSLGWHGAHEPTLQSYSGPGSPYWASKAFVCLLAGEEHPLWTSVEEPAPSEGPDRVLALAGPGLLVQSSGGIVRLHNHGSDHVRPHEGEVASEADPHYGRFAYSTHTGPTSAGNPADNHFAVIWNGVRSVRRRIHPLGAAENWAASWHRPVFPTGSPMVPGLRVESLTVAWGAYELRVHRVIGAPSGARVELTGWATGAEAFSSLWPLHGWTTEDEVVAPQGTAYTAWARMPRLTGEASAGFFVALATLSTEPLAVKDS; this is encoded by the coding sequence ATGAGGCTCCCCGCGGAGGACCGGGACCTGAGCCCGTACACCGGCTACACCCGCGCGCACTGGGAAGCCGTCGCCGACGGCCTGCTCGAAGCGGCTTGGCGCTGGTCAAGCCCCCGCGGTGCCTTTCTGGACCTGCCGGGCCGCCCGTCGAAGAGCGGCGTCCGGTCCGACGGTCTCGAAGGCTACGCGCGCACGTTCCTGGCCGCCGCGTTCCGGATCGCCGGGGCGGGCGGCGCGGACCCGCACGGCCTGCTGTCCCGGTACGCCGAGGGACTCGATGCGGGTACCGCTCGCGATGGCGCGGAGTCGTGGCCGGAAATCCTAGACCACTTCACGCAGGGCCAGCCGATGGTCGAATCGGCGTCCGTGGCGCTCGGCCTGCGGCTGACCAGGCCTTGGCTGTGGGATCGGCTCGATCCGGGGGTGCAGGACCGGGCCTCGGAATGGCTGCGCGGGGCGTTGCGGCACGTGCCTGCGCCGAACAACTGGTACCTGTTCCCGTTCACCGTGGCGGGTTTCCTGGAGTCCGCCGACCGCGGTGACGCCGAGACGGCGGCGGCCCGTGACCGGGCGCTGGAGCTGCTGGAGACCTGGTATCAAGGCCAGGGCTGGTACTCCGACGGCGACGGTCGCGCGTTCGATCACTACAACGGCTGGGCACTGCACCTGTACCCGGTCCTGGACGGCTTCCTGGCCGGTGAGCCGCTGCACGGCGACCGGCTGCGGGAGCACCTGGAAAGCTTCTCGCTGATGTTCGGGGCCGATGGCGCTCCGATCCACTTCGGACGGTCGCTGACGTATCGGTTCGCTGCGGCTTCGGCGGTCGGATTGGGTGCGGTGACCGGGTCGACGCCGCTGACGCCGGGTGCTTCGCGGCGCTTGCTGAGTGGGTCGCTGCGCTACTTCCTGGACCGGGGTTCGGTCGACGAGAACGGGCTGCTCAGCCTGGGCTGGCACGGCGCGCACGAGCCGACACTGCAGTCCTACTCCGGACCCGGGTCGCCTTATTGGGCGTCGAAAGCCTTTGTCTGCCTGCTCGCCGGGGAAGAGCATCCACTGTGGACGTCCGTGGAGGAGCCTGCGCCGAGCGAAGGACCGGATCGCGTGCTGGCATTGGCCGGGCCTGGGCTTTTGGTGCAGTCCTCGGGCGGGATCGTCCGCTTGCACAATCACGGCAGCGACCACGTCCGGCCGCATGAGGGTGAGGTGGCGAGCGAAGCCGATCCGCACTACGGCAGGTTCGCGTACTCGACGCACACCGGCCCGACATCGGCTGGGAACCCGGCCGACAACCACTTCGCGGTGATCTGGAACGGGGTTCGCAGTGTCCGCCGCCGGATCCATCCGCTGGGCGCCGCCGAGAACTGGGCCGCGTCATGGCATCGGCCGGTCTTCCCGACCGGCTCACCGATGGTGCCGGGGTTGCGAGTCGAGAGCCTGACGGTCGCCTGGGGCGCCTACGAGTTGCGGGTACACCGGGTGATCGGGGCGCCGTCCGGAGCCCGCGTCGAGCTGACCGGCTGGGCGACCGGAGCTGAGGCGTTCTCGTCGTTGTGGCCACTGCACGGCTGGACGACCGAGGACGAAGTCGTCGCGCCGCAAGGAACCGCCTACACGGCCTGGGCTCGGATGCCTCGCTTGACCGGCGAAGCTTCGGCCGGATTCTTCGTCGCCTTGGCCACGCTCAGCACGGAGCCGTTGGCGGTGAAGGACTCGTGA
- a CDS encoding DUF1761 domain-containing protein: protein MSDVNFLAVGVATVVAFVVSSAWYVVFGAARARLLGADPAEQAKPVPWKIGTEVVRTFVLAAVFAVLVGTGTLGHAVLLGLGLWVGFPALILTGSIVWDDAPWRLAVIHAGDWLVKLLVIATVVGLWN, encoded by the coding sequence GTGAGCGACGTGAACTTCCTGGCCGTCGGGGTGGCGACCGTGGTGGCCTTCGTGGTGAGTTCGGCCTGGTACGTGGTGTTCGGCGCGGCGCGGGCCCGGCTGCTCGGCGCGGATCCGGCCGAGCAGGCGAAGCCGGTGCCGTGGAAGATCGGCACCGAGGTGGTCCGCACGTTCGTGCTGGCCGCGGTGTTCGCCGTGCTGGTCGGGACCGGGACGCTGGGGCACGCGGTGCTGCTGGGACTCGGCCTGTGGGTCGGGTTCCCGGCGCTGATCCTGACCGGTTCGATCGTCTGGGATGACGCGCCGTGGCGGCTCGCCGTCATCCATGCGGGTGACTGGCTGGTGAAACTGCTGGTGATCGCTACCGTCGTCGGTCTCTGGAACTGA
- a CDS encoding DUF2867 domain-containing protein — protein MRLAATEHTSRPWRIHEIAADFDLEDVWAMPTPGGPDDLARLVAQFATGTGGPISSPVPKALFAIRWKLGKLLGWDKKDAAELMPTLRDWLPSDLTETTGPDLKAVPFTSVYQTHDEWVAEIRNRTVHALMHIGWVPDGDAYRGQMAVLVKPNGLLGRVYMAGIKPFRYLGVYPALLRGIGRGWQANANSR, from the coding sequence ATGAGACTCGCAGCCACGGAGCACACTTCGCGACCATGGCGGATCCACGAGATCGCCGCCGACTTCGACCTCGAAGACGTCTGGGCGATGCCGACGCCCGGCGGGCCCGACGATCTCGCGCGGCTCGTCGCCCAGTTCGCGACCGGGACCGGCGGGCCGATCAGCTCGCCCGTGCCCAAGGCGCTCTTCGCGATCCGATGGAAGCTCGGGAAGCTGCTGGGCTGGGACAAGAAGGACGCGGCCGAGCTGATGCCGACGCTGCGCGACTGGCTGCCGTCCGACCTGACCGAGACGACGGGGCCGGACCTCAAGGCGGTGCCCTTCACCTCCGTCTATCAGACGCACGACGAGTGGGTCGCGGAGATCCGCAACCGGACCGTCCACGCGCTGATGCACATCGGCTGGGTTCCGGACGGCGACGCCTACCGGGGGCAGATGGCCGTGCTCGTGAAGCCGAACGGGCTGCTCGGCCGTGTGTACATGGCGGGCATCAAACCCTTCCGCTACCTGGGGGTTTACCCGGCGCTGCTGCGTGGCATCGGCCGCGGCTGGCAAGCGAACGCGAATTCGCGCTGA
- a CDS encoding TetR/AcrR family transcriptional regulator: MGITRTPRAKWIEEGLRALAAGGPEAVRIEPLAQALGVSKGGFYGFFRNRDALLAEMLDTWERAVTEEIIEQVESGGGDARSKLERLFRLASSEDGPLTGTTADLAIRDWARRDEAVAERLRHADNTRMDYLRSLFASFCDDEDDVEVRALLAFSLRIGNHFIAADHGGRSRRDVMRLTSKWLLR, encoded by the coding sequence ATGGGCATCACCCGCACCCCGCGCGCCAAGTGGATCGAGGAGGGCCTCCGCGCACTCGCCGCCGGCGGCCCCGAAGCCGTCCGCATCGAACCACTCGCGCAGGCGCTCGGCGTGAGCAAAGGCGGCTTCTACGGCTTCTTCCGCAACCGCGACGCCCTGCTCGCCGAGATGCTCGACACCTGGGAGCGCGCGGTCACCGAAGAGATCATCGAGCAGGTCGAGAGCGGCGGCGGCGACGCCCGTTCGAAGCTGGAGCGCCTGTTCCGCCTCGCGTCCTCAGAGGACGGCCCGTTGACAGGCACCACGGCCGACCTCGCGATCCGCGACTGGGCCCGCCGCGACGAGGCGGTCGCGGAGCGCCTCCGTCACGCCGACAACACGCGCATGGACTACCTGCGCTCCCTGTTCGCATCGTTCTGCGACGACGAGGACGACGTCGAAGTCCGAGCACTGCTCGCGTTCTCGTTGCGCATCGGCAACCACTTCATCGCGGCCGACCACGGCGGCCGCAGCCGCCGCGACGTCATGCGCCTGACGAGTAAATGGTTGCTGCGCTAG
- a CDS encoding class I SAM-dependent methyltransferase, with the protein MDPSLYSGSAAYYTRGRFAYPEALADVLARELGLDGSGRLLDVGCGPGSLTLLLARYFSQAVGIDADADMLAEASRAGAANCRWLHLRAEQLPADLGEFRLITFAQSFHWLDRPHAAATARTMLEPGGACVHVHATTHQGVDGTPYAAITDLVRTYLGPVRRAGQGTLPGGTPGGEAEIYRAAGFTGPQQIRVPGRLVTRAPDDIVASVFSLSSSAPHLFGDRLGDFESDLRKLVGDNVFTERTHDIGVDIWLP; encoded by the coding sequence ATGGACCCTTCGCTCTACTCGGGCAGCGCCGCTTACTACACGCGAGGTCGTTTCGCCTACCCCGAAGCCCTCGCCGACGTTTTGGCTCGCGAATTGGGCCTCGACGGTTCCGGTCGTCTGCTCGACGTGGGCTGCGGTCCCGGCTCCCTGACCTTGTTGCTGGCAAGGTATTTCTCGCAGGCAGTCGGAATCGACGCCGATGCCGACATGCTCGCCGAAGCCTCCCGCGCTGGTGCCGCCAACTGTCGCTGGCTGCACTTGCGTGCCGAGCAGCTCCCCGCCGACCTCGGCGAGTTCAGGCTGATCACGTTCGCGCAGTCGTTCCATTGGCTCGACCGCCCCCACGCCGCCGCGACAGCGCGCACAATGCTCGAGCCAGGGGGAGCGTGCGTACACGTCCACGCCACCACCCACCAAGGCGTCGACGGCACGCCTTACGCGGCGATCACCGACCTGGTCCGCACCTACCTCGGCCCGGTACGCCGCGCGGGCCAGGGCACCTTGCCCGGCGGTACGCCCGGCGGCGAAGCCGAGATCTACCGCGCGGCGGGTTTCACTGGCCCGCAACAGATCCGCGTACCCGGCCGCCTGGTCACCCGCGCCCCCGACGACATCGTCGCCTCGGTCTTCTCACTGTCCAGCTCCGCGCCGCACCTGTTCGGCGACCGCCTCGGCGACTTCGAGTCCGACTTGCGAAAGTTAGTGGGAGACAACGTCTTTACGGAGCGGACGCACGACATCGGCGTCGACATCTGGCTTCCTTGA
- a CDS encoding SMI1/KNR4 family protein, with protein MATFDEIKQSFWGPDSYGVLPPLTSEAVIEAERLLDVTLPASLIDLLSIQNGGQVVPGLQACPTTEPTSWSEDHVPVDQLMGIGRKDNVLSLLDTPYLVQEWELPEPLALLTGDGHWWIALDYRKSGRRGEPSVVWLDVERSEELVLAADFRAFVERLTSP; from the coding sequence GTGGCGACATTCGACGAGATCAAGCAGTCTTTCTGGGGCCCGGACTCGTACGGTGTCCTGCCGCCGCTGACGAGCGAAGCCGTCATCGAAGCCGAGCGCCTTCTCGACGTGACCTTGCCCGCCTCGCTGATCGACTTGCTGTCCATCCAGAACGGCGGCCAGGTCGTGCCTGGCCTGCAAGCCTGCCCCACCACCGAACCGACGTCGTGGTCGGAGGACCATGTGCCGGTCGATCAGCTGATGGGGATCGGGCGCAAGGACAACGTCCTGTCGTTGCTGGACACCCCGTACCTGGTCCAGGAATGGGAGCTCCCGGAACCGCTCGCGCTCCTCACCGGCGATGGGCACTGGTGGATCGCCCTCGACTATCGGAAGTCCGGGCGGCGCGGCGAACCCTCTGTCGTCTGGCTCGACGTCGAGCGGAGCGAGGAGTTGGTGCTCGCCGCGGACTTCCGTGCCTTCGTCGAGCGGCTCACTTCGCCGTGA
- a CDS encoding pyridoxamine 5'-phosphate oxidase family protein: MTNTTNDPATTNLDRSGSAPLAWSRPRDVLATDTPETDLTFFVSTVRPDGRPHSAGVGAIWVDEALYFVSGPGTRRARNLAANPACTVSVRLRGIDLVLEGDAHRVTEPSTLERIAAVYRSGGWPASVDGDAFTAPYSAPSAGPAPWHLYRLTLHTAFGVATAEPHGASRWDFTAK, from the coding sequence ATGACGAACACGACGAACGACCCGGCCACCACCAACCTCGACCGCTCCGGCTCCGCGCCACTGGCCTGGAGCCGCCCCCGCGACGTCCTCGCCACCGACACCCCCGAGACCGACCTGACGTTCTTCGTTTCGACCGTGCGCCCGGACGGCCGCCCGCACTCGGCCGGTGTCGGCGCCATCTGGGTCGACGAAGCGTTGTACTTCGTCAGCGGACCCGGCACCCGCCGCGCCCGCAACCTGGCGGCGAACCCGGCCTGCACGGTCTCGGTCCGCCTGCGCGGCATCGACCTCGTACTCGAAGGCGACGCGCACCGGGTGACCGAACCGTCCACTTTGGAGCGGATCGCGGCCGTCTACCGAAGCGGCGGCTGGCCTGCTTCGGTGGACGGCGATGCTTTCACTGCCCCGTACAGCGCGCCCAGCGCGGGGCCTGCGCCGTGGCACCTGTACCGGCTGACGCTGCACACCGCGTTCGGCGTGGCCACCGCCGAACCCCACGGCGCCTCACGTTGGGACTTCACGGCGAAGTGA
- a CDS encoding BTAD domain-containing putative transcriptional regulator, which translates to MPTTTLDDRAHAVTHAERAVLRGIGRGLNDAEIAAALATSDTAVAHSIGRLIAKLGLRDRAAAIVYAFDHGIVTPGPKPASPGSFRISALGPLRAWHDAKPLDLGPVRQQALLAALVLRPDRTVSQRELLESVWGLDAPVGNVVPVYIYRLRQSLRRGDDRSDSMIVRDRSGYRFRSEGIRVDTAQLDDLAAEAETAHRAGDVESAISALSRALGLFDGEPLAGLPGPFAELERLRLTERRLSLSLRKAEWQLRLGRHAEAIGEISASATAHPYSEPTAALLMHALAAGGHRAEALAVYTRLRARLAEDLGVEPGARLRHLHGAVLRGEDRP; encoded by the coding sequence ATGCCGACCACAACGCTCGACGACCGCGCGCACGCGGTCACCCACGCCGAACGCGCGGTGCTCCGCGGCATCGGCCGCGGCCTCAACGACGCCGAGATCGCCGCCGCGCTCGCCACCTCCGACACCGCGGTAGCGCACTCGATCGGCAGGCTCATCGCCAAGCTCGGCCTGCGCGACCGCGCGGCCGCCATCGTCTACGCGTTCGACCACGGCATCGTCACGCCAGGCCCCAAGCCGGCGTCCCCGGGCAGCTTCCGGATCTCGGCGCTCGGCCCGCTCCGCGCCTGGCACGACGCGAAACCACTCGACCTCGGCCCGGTCCGCCAGCAGGCGCTGCTCGCGGCGCTCGTGCTGCGGCCGGACCGCACGGTCAGCCAGCGTGAGCTGCTCGAAAGCGTGTGGGGTCTCGACGCGCCGGTGGGCAACGTGGTCCCGGTGTACATCTACCGCCTGCGGCAGAGCCTGCGCCGCGGCGACGACCGGTCGGACTCGATGATCGTCCGCGACCGGTCCGGCTACCGCTTCCGCAGCGAAGGCATCCGCGTCGACACGGCCCAGCTGGACGACCTCGCGGCCGAGGCCGAAACGGCGCATCGAGCGGGCGACGTCGAGTCGGCGATCAGCGCGTTGTCCCGCGCGCTCGGCCTGTTCGACGGCGAGCCGCTGGCGGGCCTGCCCGGCCCGTTCGCGGAGCTGGAGCGCCTGCGGCTGACCGAGCGCAGGCTCTCGCTGTCGCTGCGGAAGGCGGAGTGGCAACTCCGCCTGGGCAGGCACGCGGAGGCGATCGGCGAGATCAGCGCGTCGGCGACGGCGCACCCGTACAGCGAGCCGACGGCCGCGTTGCTGATGCACGCGCTGGCCGCCGGCGGTCACCGAGCGGAGGCGTTGGCGGTGTACACCCGGCTGCGCGCACGGCTCGCGGAGGACCTGGGCGTCGAGCCCGGCGCGCGCCTGCGTCACCTACACGGGGCTGTTTTGCGTGGTGAAGACCGCCCCTGA
- a CDS encoding methyltransferase, producing MNDHVAKIRNLAGLATPMALRVAVTLGLPDRLCEGASASSVAAELRVSPVSLELLLGHLASLGIVERVAEGYRTTEFGATLRADAGNGLTNFLHLDMAGGRADLAFVELLHSVTTGESGYTHRFGKDFWTDLTEQPHLRASFDEQMTHRFRSQIPGLVAGFDWGRFTKLVDVGGGHGTLLAAILAAHGSLRGHLVDLDPTATEATRTFSLFEVQDRAQVTASSFFDPLPAGADAYLLCDILHDWDDANAHRILARCVEACTPASRVLVIEALGGRQDNTEFDLAMLAIFGGRERRLDEFHALASAHGLALETAVVLTEQRNLLEFRLA from the coding sequence GTGAATGATCACGTAGCCAAGATCCGGAACCTGGCAGGCCTGGCGACCCCGATGGCGTTGCGCGTCGCGGTGACGCTGGGCCTGCCGGACCGGCTCTGCGAGGGCGCTTCCGCTTCTTCGGTGGCCGCCGAGCTGCGCGTGTCACCGGTTTCGCTCGAACTCCTGCTCGGCCATCTCGCGTCGCTCGGCATCGTCGAGCGGGTGGCCGAGGGATACCGGACCACCGAGTTCGGCGCGACGCTTCGCGCGGACGCGGGCAACGGCCTGACCAACTTCCTGCACCTCGACATGGCAGGCGGCCGCGCCGACCTGGCGTTCGTCGAGTTGCTGCACAGCGTCACCACCGGCGAGTCCGGCTACACCCACCGCTTCGGCAAGGACTTCTGGACCGACCTCACCGAGCAGCCACACCTGCGCGCGTCCTTCGACGAGCAGATGACCCACCGCTTCCGCTCGCAGATCCCCGGTCTCGTCGCGGGCTTCGACTGGGGCCGCTTCACCAAACTCGTCGACGTCGGCGGCGGCCACGGGACGTTGCTCGCGGCGATACTGGCCGCGCACGGTTCGCTGCGCGGCCATCTGGTCGACCTCGACCCGACCGCGACGGAAGCCACGCGCACGTTCAGCTTGTTCGAGGTCCAAGACCGGGCGCAGGTGACCGCGTCCAGCTTCTTCGACCCGCTCCCCGCGGGCGCGGACGCGTATCTGCTGTGCGACATCCTCCACGACTGGGACGACGCGAACGCGCATCGCATCCTCGCGCGCTGCGTGGAGGCCTGTACTCCCGCGAGCCGCGTCCTGGTGATCGAGGCGCTCGGCGGGCGGCAGGACAACACCGAGTTCGACCTGGCCATGCTCGCGATCTTCGGCGGCCGAGAACGTCGCCTCGACGAGTTCCACGCACTCGCCTCGGCACACGGCCTGGCACTCGAAACGGCGGTCGTGCTGACCGAGCAGCGCAACCTCCTCGAGTTCCGCCTCGCCTAA
- a CDS encoding ABC-F family ATP-binding cassette domain-containing protein: MPSHLSLAPARTAHVRVSDVHLSFGGRPVLAGVDLVAAAGDRVAVVGENGRGKTTLLRVLTGDLPADRGEVHRAGSLGVADQQIPLDASQTVGALIDLELSAVRGALARLESATDALADGRPGADDAYTEALAEVEALDAWDADRRVEVSLAALNAVSDRSRPLGTLSVGQRHRVRLACLLGAGHAVLLLDEPTNHLDAAGLEHLTEQLRAYPGVVVLVSHDRALLTDVATTIVDLDPSSDGRPRVYGGGYPAYVEARAAERARWEALHAEQLAERQRLSDDLSAAQNRLRDNWRPAKGHGRHTRATRAPGLVRAVHRRQEDLAAHVMAIPSPPARFAMPELPAHPGATLLRANGISVPGRLAGPVDLALDSGDRLVVTGPNGAGKSTLLAVLAGVLEPGTGTVSRARPARIGLLGQESALPGDRTAAELYAGAEGLGQLGLLARHDLHRPIGELSIGARRRLDLALVLAARPHVLLLDEPTNHLSATLVDELTAALAATPAAVVIATHDRQLLRDTRNWSRLAI, from the coding sequence ATGCCGTCTCACCTTTCGCTCGCCCCTGCCCGCACGGCGCATGTCCGCGTGTCCGATGTCCATCTCTCGTTCGGCGGGCGGCCGGTGCTCGCCGGGGTCGACCTGGTCGCGGCCGCCGGTGACCGGGTCGCCGTGGTCGGCGAGAACGGCCGCGGCAAGACCACCCTGCTGCGGGTACTCACCGGCGACCTGCCCGCCGATCGCGGCGAGGTGCACCGCGCGGGTTCACTCGGTGTCGCCGATCAGCAGATCCCGCTCGACGCGTCGCAGACCGTCGGCGCGCTGATCGACCTGGAGCTGTCCGCCGTCCGCGGCGCGCTGGCCAGGCTCGAAAGCGCCACCGACGCACTCGCCGACGGACGGCCCGGCGCGGACGACGCCTACACCGAAGCGCTCGCGGAGGTTGAGGCACTCGACGCGTGGGACGCCGACCGGCGCGTCGAGGTCTCGCTCGCCGCGTTGAACGCCGTCAGCGACCGCAGCCGTCCGCTGGGCACGCTTTCGGTCGGGCAGCGTCACCGCGTCCGGCTGGCTTGCCTGCTCGGCGCCGGTCACGCGGTGCTGTTGCTCGACGAGCCGACCAACCATCTCGACGCGGCCGGGCTCGAGCACCTCACCGAGCAGTTGCGTGCCTACCCCGGCGTGGTCGTGCTGGTCAGCCATGACCGGGCGTTGCTCACCGATGTGGCCACGACCATCGTCGACCTCGACCCGTCCAGCGATGGCAGGCCGAGGGTGTACGGCGGTGGCTACCCGGCCTACGTCGAGGCCCGCGCGGCCGAACGCGCCCGCTGGGAGGCACTGCACGCCGAGCAACTCGCTGAGCGCCAGCGCCTGTCGGACGACCTGTCCGCCGCGCAGAACCGACTGCGCGACAACTGGCGACCCGCCAAAGGGCACGGCAGGCACACGCGAGCCACGCGTGCGCCCGGTCTCGTCCGTGCCGTGCACCGGAGGCAGGAGGACTTGGCCGCGCACGTGATGGCGATCCCGTCGCCGCCCGCCCGCTTCGCCATGCCCGAGCTGCCCGCGCATCCGGGCGCGACTTTGTTGCGCGCCAACGGGATCAGCGTGCCCGGCAGACTCGCCGGTCCGGTCGACCTGGCGTTGGATTCCGGCGATCGCCTCGTGGTTACCGGCCCCAACGGCGCAGGCAAGTCGACGCTGCTGGCCGTGCTGGCCGGCGTGCTCGAACCCGGCACCGGAACGGTCAGCCGCGCCCGGCCCGCCCGGATCGGCTTGCTGGGCCAGGAGTCCGCGCTGCCCGGCGACCGCACGGCGGCGGAGCTGTACGCGGGCGCGGAAGGCCTGGGACAGCTGGGTTTGCTGGCCAGGCACGACCTGCACCGGCCGATCGGCGAGCTGTCGATCGGCGCACGCAGGCGGCTCGACCTGGCGCTCGTACTGGCCGCCCGGCCGCACGTGCTGCTACTCGACGAGCCGACGAACCACCTGTCGGCCACGCTCGTCGACGAGCTGACCGCGGCGCTCGCGGCCACCCCGGCCGCGGTCGTGATCGCCACGCACGACCGCCAGCTCCTGCGCGACACCCGAAATTGGTCGCGGCTGGCGATCTGA
- a CDS encoding Imm1 family immunity protein yields MVAVTAYFTREAETLNNPADADALLTRMEAAQGSGELPRMAELGLTSSTPWGVLEVGINGERGFVTHISPSGSVISSNGTDSPEMVEYDHQEHVRDVPASAEIPVGQVREAVRQFVESGGSRPDNIAWTEV; encoded by the coding sequence ATGGTGGCGGTGACCGCGTACTTCACACGTGAGGCCGAGACGCTCAACAACCCGGCAGATGCCGACGCCCTTCTTACGCGCATGGAAGCGGCTCAAGGGTCAGGCGAGTTACCGCGCATGGCCGAACTGGGCTTGACCAGTTCGACCCCGTGGGGCGTTCTTGAGGTGGGTATCAACGGCGAACGCGGCTTCGTCACTCATATCAGCCCGTCCGGAAGCGTGATCAGCTCAAACGGGACGGACTCACCCGAGATGGTCGAATATGACCACCAGGAGCACGTCCGCGACGTTCCGGCGAGCGCCGAGATCCCGGTCGGCCAAGTACGCGAAGCCGTCCGCCAGTTCGTGGAGTCTGGTGGCTCGCGTCCCGACAACATCGCCTGGACCGAGGTCTAG
- a CDS encoding DddA-like double-stranded DNA deaminase toxin, whose product MGDVEAITNAVREAIKTAGVGTRLLEQLAADHGLLGEARDLYSELFAGTELEQLGGHIDEQRQAIIALVDLLDRAQRDLAAYTTRIAGPSAEPQVGALARKSHDRGQPEADTTSARPAPVSTERLDELRAELPPPVDSGKGQKTHGRWIDGEGRAYAVISQADEWKDEVNTILEEEGCPRVPIARASDVELRLAARMRQEGKTDPNMRHVTLLINNVPCDGFFSCESLLSVVLPPGYTLTVHGKNGYVRTFTGGGKPWWR is encoded by the coding sequence TTGGGCGACGTCGAAGCAATCACCAACGCGGTCCGCGAGGCGATCAAGACCGCCGGAGTGGGCACAAGGCTGCTTGAGCAACTCGCTGCCGACCACGGCCTGCTTGGTGAAGCGCGCGACTTGTACTCCGAACTGTTCGCAGGAACTGAGCTGGAGCAGCTTGGTGGCCATATCGACGAGCAGCGGCAAGCGATCATCGCGTTGGTGGATCTTCTCGACCGCGCCCAACGAGACCTGGCGGCATACACGACCCGGATCGCGGGGCCGTCGGCCGAGCCCCAGGTCGGCGCACTTGCGCGGAAGTCTCACGACCGCGGCCAGCCAGAGGCGGACACGACCTCCGCAAGACCGGCACCGGTCTCGACAGAGCGGCTCGACGAACTGCGTGCCGAGCTGCCGCCCCCGGTCGACTCCGGAAAGGGCCAGAAGACACACGGGCGGTGGATCGACGGCGAAGGCCGCGCCTACGCCGTGATCAGCCAAGCTGACGAGTGGAAAGACGAAGTCAACACGATCTTGGAAGAGGAAGGGTGTCCCCGCGTGCCGATCGCGCGGGCATCCGACGTCGAGCTGCGGCTAGCCGCGCGAATGCGGCAAGAGGGCAAGACCGACCCGAACATGCGACATGTGACGCTCTTGATCAACAATGTCCCCTGTGACGGCTTCTTTAGCTGCGAGAGCCTGCTCTCGGTGGTCCTGCCTCCGGGCTACACACTCACTGTGCACGGTAAGAATGGTTACGTTAGAACGTTCACAGGAGGTGGCAAGCCATGGTGGCGGTGA